The Candidatus Nezhaarchaeota archaeon DNA window CTTTTCGCTAAGCCTGTTGAGCTCTCTTCGCCAAGTGGTAGGTCTAAGTTTACCGTGTGGATTGATGGTGACGCCATCTTCGTAAAGCTAGGATCTAGTGGCAGTGTGCGCGTCATAACGAAGAAGGTCTTAGAGAAGTGCTGGAAAATGGCTATTGAGGTGGCCAGTAAGGGCGAGGATCCATTTCAACCAGCATGGTACTATAAGACCACTAACGGCACATACATTGCTAGAATTCTACGATACGTAATCGAAGGAGCGTAGTATCCAATATCTTAGCTCTTAGAAGCTACTCCTCCCTCCACCTAGCTCTAAATATCGATAGGAGCATGAATAACGTCGTGTAGCCTATCAAGGACGCTATTGATGCCATAATTGCTGGAACCTCAAGTTCTACTAAGCCTGAGACTTGGTGAAGGATCATGGCAGCAGCTCCCGTAGGAGCCAACGCACCAATCCACTGATATCCTTGTGGGAGAATAGTGGCTGGATAATACACTGGTGGTAGTATTGCAAGCACAAGAGAGAGTATTGATGCAACTGGCCATACATGTCTCAGTCTATTAAACAGAGTTGACACCGTAAAACCCATGAACGATGACGAAGCCCAGACCATTATTAAACAGACAGCTAAGACCAATATAAAGAGTGGAGTCATCATCTTTAGAAGCCACGCCAACACCAGAAAGAGCATTAATCCTGGACTAGCGAAGACGAGCATGGACAGCGACAACCCGAGTATGTAGCTAATGGGTCTTAGAGGGGTTGCAATTAGGGTATCTTGATATTTAACGTAGATCCTGTAGAACGCAGCGTCTCCAAGTATTGATATGCCATTGCTCATAGCTATCATTATAATACCTCCTATGATCGACATCTTCATTACGGTAAGATCCCCGTAAATTGAAAAGAAGAACAATAGAGCTAGAGGCATCAATAAATAGGAGACAACCCACAGTGGAGCTCTTCTTAGAGATAGGACGCCGTCTATCCAAGATATTGTGAGAATCGCAATAAGTTGTCTGCTAACTCCCTTCCTCAATCTTCTCACCAGTTAGCTTAATGAACAGATCCTCGAGACTAGTAGTCTTTACAGTGGCATCATAGCCTTTAGCTATGGCCATTTTGAGGACGTCATCTGTCTCGCCCTCGCCAACGTAGAAAATGGTCATTCCCTTGAGCTTTATGTAATCATAGCCATCGATATCTAAATCGCCATAGACCTCAACCTTAAACCTATGGTTAATAGCCTTCCGAGCTTCCTCCAAAGACCCTGAGAACATGACTTTACCTTGATGAACTATTACGACCTCATCAGCTAAGCTCTCAGCTTCATCCATGTAATGAGTCGTTAAGAGCATTGTTCCACCCACCTTCTTAGCTTCTCTCAACGCTCTCCAAACGCTTCTTCGAGCTAAAGGGTCAAGTCCTAAAGTTGGCTCATCGAGGAACAGAACCTCAGCTCCTGAAGCTAACACTGTTGCAACGAGTACCCTCCTCTTTAACCCTCCTGAAAGCTCACTAATAGTGGTCTTTATGTAAGGTCCGAGCTCCAGGAGGGCTAGGGCTTCACGAGCTCTCTTCTTAGCTTCACTTCTACCGTAACCTCTAATGAGCAAGTAGGAGTAAACGAATTCGAAGGGGGTTAAAATATCTAGAGGAGCACCCTCTTGAGGGATCATGGCGATGAGCTCCCTCACGTTCCAAGGATCAGAGACCACATCAAACCCTAAGACTTCAACCGTACCCTTAGTTGGTAAGAGCTGTGTTGAAGCTATCCTTATCCAAGTTGTCTTACCAGCACCATTCCTACCCAAAAGAGCAACAAGTCTGCCCTTCTCAACACTAAAAGACACTCCTCTAAGAGCCACCACTCCATTCCTGTACTTCTTCCAAACATCCTTCGAAACTATGGCATACACAACTACTACGTTCCCTCCAGCTTAAAAACAAAAATAAATACCAACCGCTACACAAAGCAATGCGAGAAAGCGGGGGTGGCCGAGTCAGGTCAAAGGCGCAGGGCTTAGGACCCTGTGGCGTAGGCCTGCGTGGGTTCAAATCCCACCCCCCGCACTAAGTTAATTACCAAGTGTCAATTGAGTCGACGATTATAGCGAACCTCATTCTTATCACGTGGATTTTATAGGTCTCTGATGTATGACCGCAAGCAGTCCTTCGCTGTGTGCTTGCATAGGGATTGCTTTCCGCTATCTGGGATTGCGTATATTATGATTCCGTCATCTGCCCTCCTTTAGCAACGCCCTCATCATTCGTCTTCCCCACTATCTTTTGCCCTTCCCCCATTTGTGATGGACATAGAGTCAGCCACAAGAGACGAGACATTCCTCCGTAAAAATGACCTAACATAAGCAATTAAGAGTCAGGAGCTATTTTAGACTCCTAAAATCGAGACCCTCAAGAGGGAGTCCAGTCATAACGTTACTAAATCAAATTACCTATTAAGAGCCCACATGAGACATAGTTCGAACAAGAGCTCGCATCGAAATGTTAGTTAAGCTGTATAAATGTTTATGTAAAAAAGAGTTGGTCGATTGCGATGCTAAAGCTCCTCCAAGAGCGATGTGAAGAAGTCATGATGTTCCTCCTCTTCCTTTAGTATTCCTTCAAAAATGGTCGCTGTTGTTATATCGTTTTCTTTGCGGGCTTTCTCTATTATCTCCTTGTACAACTTTATCGCATTCTCTTCGTCTCTCGCATCCTGTTCAATCATCTCCCTCAATGTTTTTCCAACAACTATCTCTTTAGGCTTAGTCGTTGGGATACCGCCAAGATAAAAGATTCTTTCAGCGATAGCTTCGGCATGCCTCATCTCTTCTATAGCTATCTTCCTCAATTCCTCCCTTACTGCGAAGCCCTTAACCCCTCTCCACTGAACATGCTGCCACATGTATTGAATAGACACCTGAATCTCTCGTGCAAGAGCCTCATTTAACAAGTCCAGTAGCTCTTTAGAGACCATAACTATCAACATCACATATTGTTCTTCACTCTATAAATGTTTTACCCCGCTTCTCGTTTAGGCTTAAAAGCGACCATTCCGAGCGAAGCTAAGTTCTACTCATTCATCATTAAACTTAGACTTTAAGATCATAGCGACATCATTAATGACCATGCACCTTTAGTTAGAAAAGCGATAATAGAGCGTCCTTTGAAATACAACATTCAGGAAAGTATGACCTGAGATAAGCTCAATGGGTAATGACTTTGGGGTGATAGGCTTGCAAGATATCGAATTACTAGCTTTCGGTCCAGTTCCTTCGAGACGTTTAGGGAGGAGCTTGGGAATAAACAATGTTTTGTGGAAGACGTGCACTTACTCCTGCGTTTACTGCCAGTTGGGAAGGACAAACTGTATGTTTATTGAGAGGAGGGCTTTCTATGAACCAAAGCAAGTCTTAGCACAGGTTGAGAAAAAGATTAAGGAGGCTAAATTGAGGGGCGAGAGGATAGACTACATAACTTTTGCGCCTAGTGGAGAACCCACTCTAGACGTTAACTTAGGTAAGGAGATATCACTCTTAAAATCTTTAGGATACCCCATAGCGGTTATAACAAATGCCTCCCTGCTCTGGCGAAGTGATGTGAGGGAAGATTTGTTAGATGCTGACTATCTTTCATTCAAAGTAGATGCGATTAGTCGAGGCCTGTGGAAGTGCATAAACAGACCTCACGGAGACTTAGAACTGGGTGACATTTTAGATGGCATAAAGGACCTTTCAAAAACTTTTAAGGGATCTCTCGTTAGCGAGACTATGCTTATTGACTCCATAAACTACGAAGGCGAACTATTAAGAATAGCGAACTTCCTTAAAAGCTTAAGTAAACTCAATAAAGCGTATATTGCCATACCCACAAGACCTCCTGCCGAGAAATGGGTTAGGCCAGCTAAAGAGGCAATTATAAACGAAGCTCTTCAAATATTTGTCGAAAAGCTTGGAAACGATAGAGTAGAGTGCTTGACGAGTTACGAGAAGAACACTTTCGCCCTTACAGGAGACATTGAGCGTGATCTGTTAAGTGTAGCAGCAGCTCACCCAATACGAAGGGAGGCGGTAATAGAACTTTTAAAGAAAGCAAACGCCGACTGGAGGGTCGTGGAGAGACTTTTAGAAGAGGGTAAGCTTGTGGAACTTGAATATAGGGGAACAAAGTATTATGTGAAGAAACTTAGTGGCTAATTCATGATCGAGCTAACAAGATGCTGACTGTTTTAGGTACTATCTTCTTATTAAAATTTGAAATGTAGAGAATACTTGATTTACTAAGGTTTATCATCTAGAGTTCTTCGAAGCCGATGAGGATAACTAAGAGTGATGATCCTCTCTAGGCAGGTAATTACTAAATGAAGTTCAGAAGAAGAGTCACAACACCATATTTCTGGCTTAGTAGGCCTTTCTCAAAGAAGATCACATAAGAAATTAACTACACAGTACCTTCAGCTAAAACTGATCCGAATTAAGAGCATTAATAAGAGGTATTACTTCCAAGAAAGTTTATAGAATGATCTCCCATTAAAAACTATTAAACTACCTCTTCAAAGGGAACTTTTAGTAGCGGGTAATGTAGATGGGTGATAGAATGAGCTTCCTAGACCTTGATGAATTAAGCGAAGAGGAGAGGTTACTTAAAGAGGAAGTTCACAGATTCGCTGCCGAGGTTATTCGTCCTGCATCGATAGAGCTTGATAGAATGCCTGCTGAGGATAGAATCAAGCCAAGCTCGCCTTTATTTAAAGTGTTGAAGGAGATGAAGAGACTGGGCTTTCATAAGATTATGCTTCCTCCAGAGAAGGGTGGAGTGAAAATTACTTCATTACAAAGGTACATAATCTTTGAGGAAATAGCTTGGGGAAGTCTTGGCTTTGCAACAGCATTGGGAGTGGACATGATTCCCTTTGCTTGCGCAGCTCTGTACGGTAGTGAAGAAGTGTATGAGGAGCTAGTAACTCCCTGGCTTGAAAGAGATGATTGGTATGGTTGCTGGGCTGTTACTGAACCGGAGCATGGAAGTGACTACCTCATATTCCTTAGAGAGGAGAAGGAGCTTATCGATAAGATGGGAAGAGGGAACGTCATCGCTGAGAAAGATGGTGATGAATGGGTCATAAGGGGGCAGAAGTCTAATTGGGTCTCTTCAGCACCCTTTGCAACTCATTGTGGTCTACACGCTCAAGTTAAGGGCGGAAAAACACTCGCTGACGGTCTCTTCGCGATTATTCCTTTAAGCCTTAAGGGGGTTGAGAAAGGAAAGCCAATGGAAATGCTCGGGATGCGCGACAATCCTCAGGGACAGCTGTTCTTTGACGACGTTAGAATACCAGAGCACTATGTCATCGTAGCCCCTGGTCCCTTTTATGCAGTATTCTGCGATCAATTATTGTGTCTAACAAGCTGTGGCATGGGGGCATTTGCTGTTGGACTCGCAAGAGCTTGTTTTGAGCTCGCACTCGAGTATGCAAAGCAAAGAGTGCAAGGAGGAATCCCTCTTGTAAAGCATAAGAACATAAAGCTCAAACTTTATGAAATGTTTGAGAAAATCGAGACAGCACGCTACTACGTTAGGAAAGTCATGGAATACACATGTAAGAAAATTATTGATCTCAGAACAAATGATGCATCTCCAAGGCATGCTAGAGCTGCACAAATCTATGCGAAGAAGATAGCGTTTGAAGTCGCAAATGATGCCTTACAGATCTTTGGTGCTTACGGATTGAGTAAGGACCATATAATTGAAAAGCTCTTTAGAGATGCTAGATCAATGCTCATAGAGGATGGGACTGTTGAAGTCCTAAGTTTGGATGCTAGTGATGACATAATCGAAAACTATAATAAAGATTATTACGATGTAAACTTCTTGAAGAGGTTCTACGAGGTGGTTTGATGATAAAGGGAATACCATTCGATTCTCCTCTTTACGAAATAGACGAAGAGAGAGGAATTGAGTATAGGGGCTGTAGAGCCATTACTGCCTTCTTCACCATTAGAAGCGATGTTAAGGACCTAATTCCAGAAGGCTTAAAGCCTCTAGGTAATGGCGGGATATGGATCGCTCATTACGGCTTCAGTACTCTTGGAACGTACAACGAGTACCTCACAGCCGTCCAGGTCGAGGACGAGGTTGGAGACGTCGGATATTACATTCCATACATCTATGTAACGAATGATGCAGCTCTTGCAGCAGGAAGAGAAGTTACTGGGGCACCTAAGAAGCTCGCTAAAATAGAATTAGTTCAAGATCTTGACTTAATTCAGGGGATACTTGAGAGACCGCCCGGAAAAAGGTTAGTAACACTTACGATGAAACCAAACTACAGAGCTAAAGAACTAATGGACCAAATACTTCCAAGGCCCACATATCTGTACTCTGTAAGACATCTCCCACCGTTAAAGGGCAAGGGAGGGGTCACACAATTGATAAAGTGGTATGCTGAGATAGACTTTCATGTTGATCTAAGAGGGGAGAGAGTAATTTTTGTAGGACCAGCTAGTATAACCTACGACTCGCCATCATTGAGCGACCCAGTGCATAAGGTAGAGATAGACAAGATAATCTTTGCAGCCTACTTTGAATTCGACATGAAGCTTGGATTTGTTGACATAATTAAGGGTCTTTAAGTAAGCATTAAAGAGCAAAGACCGAGAAAAAGGTCCAATAACTTTATTGATTAACCAACTCGTGCACAGAATATAGGAGGCATGACCGGATAGGCAACGCTAGCATCTCTGCCAACGTACTTGTAGGCTTTTTCCAAAGCTTCGCTTAAACTCCTAGCCGACTCAAATCCCATCTTCTCCGGAACTCTAGGATTTGAGGGAGCAACGTTTATGATTGCCGAACATTGCTCTAAAGCTGGTCTCATGGCGTACCAAAGGAAGAAGGGATGAGCTCCGTGATAAGCACGACCATACCTGTATTTCTCGACATACCCCTCATCCTTAGCAAAATTCTTCTCGATTATCCCTTACTTCTCCCTTAGTTCCAGCACCAATAACCGCTATACGATTGACCTCCATTCACGACCACCATTGATCACTTCTAACACTGTCATTTAAGATGAAAAGGGATCCTATAAAATTGCCCTTACCAACATCAGACTAACATCTAGATTGCCAAAGGTGGGCATCTAGAGCGCTACGATTATAGGAGAGCGTGG harbors:
- a CDS encoding ferritin-like domain-containing protein; this translates as MVSKELLDLLNEALAREIQVSIQYMWQHVQWRGVKGFAVREELRKIAIEEMRHAEAIAERIFYLGGIPTTKPKEIVVGKTLREMIEQDARDEENAIKLYKEIIEKARKENDITTATIFEGILKEEEEHHDFFTSLLEEL
- a CDS encoding ABC transporter permease; amino-acid sequence: MRKGVSRQLIAILTISWIDGVLSLRRAPLWVVSYLLMPLALLFFFSIYGDLTVMKMSIIGGIIMIAMSNGISILGDAAFYRIYVKYQDTLIATPLRPISYILGLSLSMLVFASPGLMLFLVLAWLLKMMTPLFILVLAVCLIMVWASSSFMGFTVSTLFNRLRHVWPVASILSLVLAILPPVYYPATILPQGYQWIGALAPTGAAAMILHQVSGLVELEVPAIMASIASLIGYTTLFMLLSIFRARWREE
- a CDS encoding radical SAM protein; protein product: MQDIELLAFGPVPSRRLGRSLGINNVLWKTCTYSCVYCQLGRTNCMFIERRAFYEPKQVLAQVEKKIKEAKLRGERIDYITFAPSGEPTLDVNLGKEISLLKSLGYPIAVITNASLLWRSDVREDLLDADYLSFKVDAISRGLWKCINRPHGDLELGDILDGIKDLSKTFKGSLVSETMLIDSINYEGELLRIANFLKSLSKLNKAYIAIPTRPPAEKWVRPAKEAIINEALQIFVEKLGNDRVECLTSYEKNTFALTGDIERDLLSVAAAHPIRREAVIELLKKANADWRVVERLLEEGKLVELEYRGTKYYVKKLSG
- a CDS encoding acetoacetate decarboxylase family protein, with translation MIKGIPFDSPLYEIDEERGIEYRGCRAITAFFTIRSDVKDLIPEGLKPLGNGGIWIAHYGFSTLGTYNEYLTAVQVEDEVGDVGYYIPYIYVTNDAALAAGREVTGAPKKLAKIELVQDLDLIQGILERPPGKRLVTLTMKPNYRAKELMDQILPRPTYLYSVRHLPPLKGKGGVTQLIKWYAEIDFHVDLRGERVIFVGPASITYDSPSLSDPVHKVEIDKIIFAAYFEFDMKLGFVDIIKGL
- a CDS encoding ABC transporter ATP-binding protein; protein product: MYAIVSKDVWKKYRNGVVALRGVSFSVEKGRLVALLGRNGAGKTTWIRIASTQLLPTKGTVEVLGFDVVSDPWNVRELIAMIPQEGAPLDILTPFEFVYSYLLIRGYGRSEAKKRAREALALLELGPYIKTTISELSGGLKRRVLVATVLASGAEVLFLDEPTLGLDPLARRSVWRALREAKKVGGTMLLTTHYMDEAESLADEVVIVHQGKVMFSGSLEEARKAINHRFKVEVYGDLDIDGYDYIKLKGMTIFYVGEGETDDVLKMAIAKGYDATVKTTSLEDLFIKLTGEKIEEGS
- a CDS encoding acyl-CoA/acyl-ACP dehydrogenase, yielding MSFLDLDELSEEERLLKEEVHRFAAEVIRPASIELDRMPAEDRIKPSSPLFKVLKEMKRLGFHKIMLPPEKGGVKITSLQRYIIFEEIAWGSLGFATALGVDMIPFACAALYGSEEVYEELVTPWLERDDWYGCWAVTEPEHGSDYLIFLREEKELIDKMGRGNVIAEKDGDEWVIRGQKSNWVSSAPFATHCGLHAQVKGGKTLADGLFAIIPLSLKGVEKGKPMEMLGMRDNPQGQLFFDDVRIPEHYVIVAPGPFYAVFCDQLLCLTSCGMGAFAVGLARACFELALEYAKQRVQGGIPLVKHKNIKLKLYEMFEKIETARYYVRKVMEYTCKKIIDLRTNDASPRHARAAQIYAKKIAFEVANDALQIFGAYGLSKDHIIEKLFRDARSMLIEDGTVEVLSLDASDDIIENYNKDYYDVNFLKRFYEVV